The DNA sequence cATTCTAATTCTCAAAATgttcatattattaaaattatttaattctatTAGAGAttttttgagaattaaaatgtaaattttaggagttaaaatattcacttattaaattttagagactaaaaaatctatctattaattataaaaactaaaatagataaatttaaaaattatataaattaaatagataattaaaccatatttttattaaagtttttaaataattaatactttttaattaatttaataatttcattgatcataattttaattaataatctaatcaaaaatcaaaatcctcaatttataaaacttaaaagagaaacaaaatctTTGAGAAACTAGGAAAGAACAAACTTACAATTTAACGAAAGCTAAAATGAAGTTAAACGATGAAAAACATAGTTAACTTATATGGTCATCAGTTTCCGAAAGAACAGCCATTTTTGATCGGTGAAGTTGGGGCGTTGAGAATCGGAGAAGGGGAATGGAGCAGCACAAGAATGAGAGCCATACACAAACGTCTTTACCCCTTTCTCCTTTCACTCAACCAATCCGTTGTATAGTCAAACTCggtatctctctctctctctgctttTGCATCTAAACTCCTTTTCATTATTTCCATATTTTCTTTCCAAAGTTTGTTGCTTTACAATGCTGGTAGCCTAAGTAAGCATTTTCTCTTGCATATAAGCATCTGGGGTGTCTCTTATTGAACAATCAGATCCCAGAAGAGTGTCTTCTGTTCTGTAAAATTTGGATGAGACCCATCATTAATGTTGTACATGGAGTGCTTCATTGTGATGTTTTTTCATCCGTGAATAAAGTGAAATGCTTTTGGTGGTGTGTTCAGGAGGAGCTGCAATCACTTCCAAAAATGAATTAGAGATGATAAATGAGGAGATTCTTCAGAAGGTTTCAGAGCAGCTGAGGGAAGCAATGGTTGCATCTTCTGAGAAGCCTCCTGGGATGGATTGGAGCAAGAGACCTGGAGCTTCAGAGATTTTCTGTAACCCAGAAGAATTTGGGGATCATTCTGCTATTGACTGTAGCCCTTTCATTGTTGTTCATGGAGCAGGTTCCTTCAGTTCATTCTTTTTGTCTTGAAgtagtagtagtaataataataatacactgACAGGAGAAAGGCTTTTTGCGCTGTCATCTAATCATAGTTTGTCATATATggtaagtttgttgatttttacaTTACAACTTTAAAAGTCATACCTGGCATGATTTCTGATTGGTTGACGGTGTAAGAATTTTTGTACTGATAGTGCATGAAAGTTAAACTCTAAAAatgtttggaaagttagttttttttcaatatttcaatgttgtatatttttttggtgaaaattcAATGTCGTATATACTAAGGAATGAGCATACAACATTACANNNNNNNNNNNNNNNNNNNNNNNNNNNNNNNNNNNNNNNNNNNNNNNNNNNNNNNNNNNNNNNNNNNNNNNNNNNNNNNNNNNNNNNNNNNNNNNNNNNNTTAATCCTCCAATGATAATTAATGTCATTCGAATTGTCCTTCAAGGACCAATTTGATGGCACATATATATTTGGAGAATCAATTTGATGTATTTGTAAATGGAAGACCAATTTGATGTTTGTAATctattaattgttataaattatttttaaaaaaaaactgttataGATATGATATTCTCTGTTGCCTTGGATGGATGGagttaacaaaattaacaattttttgttcttaaacCTGTGGTGCTCTCAGGTTCTTTTGGGCACTTCCAAGCTAGCAAATCTGGTGTCCACAAGGGGCAACTGAATAAACCTCTTGTCAAAGGTGGCTTTGTTGCTACCCGAATATCTGTAAGTAATTGTTGGCAAGATCTCTCTTCATTTTGATTGTTGAGGTTGTAAAGACAGGTGTGAAATTTTGACTGTTATATCAGTGCAGCTGGCACTTGGGAAATAACTTCTTGTCCACACCCAAGTTTATACTAGCAAACTTAGTCCTGAAATTCACAATGAAACCCAaaatcttttgttttcaaattcagttTATATGCTGATgttatagattaattttttGTGGTGGTGGTAGGGGGGGGAAGGGGGGGAGGGGGAATNNNNNNNNNNNNNNNNNNNNNNNNNNNNNNNNNNNNNNNNNNNNNNNNNNNNNNNNNNNNNNNNNNNNNNNNNNNNNNNNNNNNNNNNNNNNNNNNNNNNATCAAAAATGATAATTGGTTGGTGTATTCTTGCACATcgcaatttaagaaaaaaattggggcTCCATCAGCgccttatttttctctattagaagaaatTGGCCAAATGGCATCACTCGACTTctgataacattaattatttttattttcactcatATATATGGCTGAAATTTTTATAATCCTTAAATACTATGCAGaacatctttttgaaataataataattttttctatgcAAATTACTTTCAGAATGAGGATCTTCTCCATGCTTATCAttcagtttattttaatttcaggtAACCACTCTTAATCTTGAAATTGTTAGAGCACTAGCCAGAGGTAGTTTTACAATTATTGctatctatatatattcttCTTGTATCAGAGCATTGGGTATTTAACTTTTGTGTCAAGCCTTTCTGCTTTTATATACATGATCTAGTGGGTCATCAGTAATTTACTGAATGATATCATGGTAACATGTTATAAATTTAACCTTTTCAGTCATATTGAGATTTGACTCATATGGTTGTTATCTATCTCCATCAGTCTCCTATTCATGTTTGGTCACTATTTTGAGTTTACAAAAGTGACATCTTCCTGGCTTCATTATTTTGGGCTGGCTCATATTTATTAACGTGATACTCTCCTAGTCTTCTTACCTTGCGACTTAATGTAATGTGGAAGCacaaactctctctctctcttgaatAAATGTTAAtctttgtttttacaaaaacttGAAGGTGAACAGAATAAACTTGTGCAAGTAAAAAATCAATATGAAATTATGTATGTCTGCGGAACTCTTTTTGGCTTATACAATTAATAGAACACCAATGATCCACCAAAACTAGAGGTGTTTGTGGCATTTCCCTTTTCATCTATTAAATGaggtttttatttgtaattgaaATGTTCTGTGTAAGCTATGTGCTGCATTTGTAATAATTATACTTCAGCTGAAACTTAATACTTGCTGCTATTTTGCTCCCTTGTTGGCTTCatgtttttttcaaattaatggaTTTCatactaaaagatatttcttTCTCTGTGCAGAGGGCATTCCTTCAATTGGAATGTCACCTTTCTCATGTGGATGGTTCACTAGTGAGAGACATGTTAGTAAACTCCCAACTGATTTTTTATCAGATCATATTCATCATGATAAATTGtagatttgttttgttttgtcttcCTTTTCAGATAATGTTACTCATCTAAGTTCATTTTCAACATGTACAGATATCTTCAGCTGATTTATCTTCAGTGGCTAAGGCAATTGATTCTGGTTTTACACCTGTAAGagtgaattttaatttatttcactaCTTTGAAGTTTTTAGtcgtttttcttctcttttaacCTTTCATCATTGTTAGCTGTGAATGGTCTTCTATTGTTTCTATAAAGATTTCTAAGAGAAGTCATTTGGCAGTACTTAAAATGTTAAAGCAGCTAAAAATTAGTGAAAGCCTGATTTATCAACGATCAAGATTTCTTCATGGGTGATGCATGTAGAGAAAAAGTAGACTAGAATGTTGGATCTGCCTCACTATATGCTATACTCACTAGTTGATACACACACGGGTCGCTGGGGTATAGGGTATTTCCAACTGAATTGACATAGAGTCAGTTTGGATAATCTCCTCAACAAGtgcttataggagaagaaaataaactaaatcaaGCATCActaaatttagaaagaaaaaaactttctttctatataaaatcttaattaaaagttaGGTTGTATGATTATACACTAAATTTTTTCCTTTGACCTTTACTTTGAAGGTTCTAAATTGtacagttttttattttcttttccttttcttctttactTTGAATAACATGGGGCTCATTGTAATTTATCTAGGTTCTGCATGGAGATGCAGTGCTTGATGAGATTCAGGTAGAGACTCAGTGTATTCAGTTTTATTGTTCATTATTCATTAACAATGGAAATGGCATTTTGAAGTTAGTTTGTTTTCAGGGATGCACTATTTTGAGTGGAGATGTTATCATAAGTCATCTGGCAGCATACTCAAAGCCTATATATGTTGTTTTTCTGGTATCCTTCATATATCAAATATGCCCATTTTTATTCTTGAATTTCTACAAAAATAAAGCTCTTTCTGAACATTCCAAACTATTTGGTCTTCTATTTAGTATAGAATATACTGCTCCCTTCTTATATTCAAGTGATGAATAGCATGAACATATTGATAATAACAACCTCAACTCATTTAGCTAAAATAGGTCTGTTTGTTTTAATTCCTCTCAATGCAAATCCCCATTTGTGAGGGGAAAAAAATCCTCTTTGCTGCAAATAAAAGTTCCTTGAAACATGTGCAGAATGACATTTGTATTGATATGCAAGATAGGTTTGCAAAgccaaaattttgaattatcttGGAACCAAGTATTTGGAGCAGACTATCACATTATATATCTGAAATTTTAGAATACATTACATGAACGTTTTCCATTAAGCATAGCTGAAAGACAGATGTATATGGGGTATATGATCGCCCACCAACAGAACCTAATGCAATACTCTTAAAGGAGATTGGTGAGCATTTGTTGTAAACTTGATCTTCCATATGGACATATTGCTCTATTCTCTTCCTGGTTGAATgttccataaaaaaatttcaactatgACAGCTGTTGCTGAAGATGGAAGCTGGTCAGTTGTAAAACCGAAGTTGCAGAACTCAAGTAAGCAGACTTAGTAAATCATTattcacttctctctctcttctattatTTGGTCTCATTTTTTGCAGTGTGACATTTTTCTGAAATTATTAGTCCAGTAATGTTCTAAGAAGACTTGTTAGACATTCACAATGGCTTAGTTTTCATTTCTGCTTGTCTCGTTTGGGGGCTTAAGTTGAGCTGAAATGTGTGGATTGCATTTTTCTGGCATATGTTTTCTACAGTTGAACTAACTGTTGCTGCTCATGATACAACTGGTGGGATGAAAACAAAGATAGCAGAAGCTGCAATGATAGCCAAACTTGGAATTGATGTCTACATTGTAAAggtattgttttttttgttacatttgaTCTGTTTGTCTTTTTATCCCAGAGCTCCTAATGATGAATCCTGTTGCTGCATTTCAGGCAGCAACAAGCCACTCATTAAGGGCCTTAAATGGAGATCTGAGAAGCAGCATCCCTGACGACTGGCTCGGGACGGTTGTTCGGTCCTTGAGATAAATCTTCTGTTTCAAGATATGTTACATAGCTAAGAATCATCAATATGAAGTAGTAACTTTTGGCCACTGCAAGAATGTGACAGTTAGTTGTATTAACAACAATTACAGATACGTGTCTTCCTGAGTCAACTCACAAATCCCGTCTCAAATGCTAAATGAATTACTCATGATCATTTGACATTTGCTATTTTATCCTAGAATTTACCTTGATGTGCAATTAAGGTCAACTACATGTATTATGCGGTGTCAGTGAAGTTGGgtaaaaaccaaaatttcaaaGGATATACAATTGttctgcaattttttttaattgtttattttggtTTTCCAAGTTATGTATggcaattttgatatttttaagtgCTTCTTAGAGTTCTATAAGTTGCAAGTATGTTTTGCAATTTTACATTGGATTATTGGAGAAACTTATACTTTGGGTTGTGATTTAGAAGTTAGCTAAAAGTGCTTTTAACAATATCAGAAAGGATACTCTTAAGATAAACAAGCGGTATTGGATTGATGTATGATGAGCCAGCCAATTATGTTCCAGACTTGCAACTTGAACAAGATTCCAATAATACATTTCTTCCTGGGTTGTCTtaaaatacaacaaattttaACGTTGTACGTGCAGCTTGTATTTGTTTATGTTTCTTCCAACTAGTAGTTGCTTCCATGAAAAGCGTCACAAATTAAAACGAGGACTCAGCCAATTATGTCAGAGACTTGAAACTTGAGCAAGATTCCAATAATACATTTCTTCCTGGGTTGGTTGTTGACTTCCCAAGTGACCCTAAAACGTTTCCTCCTCTTGTTCATCTTATCACTTGATCATATCAGTGGGGTTGCCATTTTCTGAAGCATATATACAGCCCCTGTTGCATATCCATTTTTTGAGTTACAACTTAGAATATGGCTGAGGCTGTACTCAAAGGTGTACTCGGAAATTTGAGCTCTCATTCAAAAAGAGTTGCCACTGCTTCTGAATTTTAATCAAGACTAGGAAAGGCTTGCTAGTTTACTCACTACTATCATGGCTACAATTGAAGATTCAGAGGAGAAACAATTCTCTAACAGGGCTATAAAGGACTGGCTGTGAAAGCTAAAAGATGCAGCTTATGAGCTGGATGACATCATGGATGAGTGTGCCTATGAAGAATTGGGGATGGAATACGGAGGAGTCAAGTGTTGTCTATCAGAAATGGTACGAAGTTCTTTCTTATCCTCTTTTAATTCCCGACATGTTTTTTCCCTTTACAAAATTGCTAAGGAAATGGAAAGGATAAGTGagagattaaataaaattgctGAAGAAAGGGAGAAGTTTCATTTGACTGAGACAACTCCAGAGAGAAGAAATGCTGTCACTGATCAACGCCAAACCAACCCATTCATCAACGAACCACAAGTCTATGGAAGAAATGCAGAGACAGAAAAAATTGTAGACTTTTTGCTTGGTGATGCCTCTCATTCTGCAGACTTATCTGTCTATCCCATCCTAGGGTTAGGAGGACTTGGAAAAACAACACTGGCCCAACTCATTTACAATCATGAGAGGGTAGTTAACCACTTCAAGCTAAGAATTTGGATATGCGTATCAGAAGATTTTAGTTTGAAGACAATGATAAAAGCTATCATGGAAGCAGCATCTGAGCGTACTTGTGAGGATTTGGATCTGGGACTgctacaaaaaaaaacttcaagacCCGCTTCAAAGTAAAAGATATTTGCTTGTTTTGGACGACGCGTGGATGACAAGCAAGATAATTGGCAGAAGTTGAAATCTGCACTGGTTTGTGGGGCAAAGGGTGCTTCCATTTTGGTTACAACTCGCCTTTCAAAGGTTGCAGGAATCATGGGAACAATGCCTCCTC is a window from the Glycine max cultivar Williams 82 chromosome 2, Glycine_max_v4.0, whole genome shotgun sequence genome containing:
- the LOC100792453 gene encoding amino acid kinase superfamily protein, whose translation is MEQHKNESHTQTSLPLSPFTQPIRCIVKLGGAAITSKNELEMINEEILQKVSEQLREAMVASSEKPPGMDWSKRPGASEIFCNPEEFGDHSAIDCSPFIVVHGAGSFGHFQASKSGVHKGQLNKPLVKGGFVATRISVTTLNLEIVRALAREGIPSIGMSPFSCGWFTSERHISSADLSSVAKAIDSGFTPVLHGDAVLDEIQGCTILSGDVIISHLAAYSKPIYVVFLTDVYGVYDRPPTEPNAILLKEIAVAEDGSWSVVKPKLQNSIELTVAAHDTTGGMKTKIAEAAMIAKLGIDVYIVKAATSHSLRALNGDLRSSIPDDWLGTVVRSLR